A genomic segment from Bacillus cereus G9842 encodes:
- the jag gene encoding RNA-binding cell elongation regulator Jag/EloR: protein MSIITAKGQTVELAVEDALRQLNTSKDRVDINIVDEGKRGFLGLFGNRPAVVEVVLKKDPIQECEEYLRNVIHNMGVEVEISKVVKGREIEFTISGDDVGVLIGKRGNTLNSLQYLTKLVANRNTKQYIGITLDAENYRSKRKSTLESLSYRLAKQVSNTKKRVILEPMPSFERKIIHQALSNHQGIKTTSEGNEPHRHVVISPK from the coding sequence GTGAGTATAATTACTGCTAAAGGACAAACAGTCGAGCTGGCAGTAGAGGATGCTTTAAGGCAATTAAATACATCAAAAGATCGAGTAGATATAAATATTGTCGATGAGGGTAAAAGAGGATTCTTAGGTTTATTTGGGAATCGTCCTGCAGTAGTAGAAGTTGTATTGAAGAAAGATCCAATTCAGGAATGTGAAGAATATTTAAGAAATGTTATTCACAATATGGGTGTGGAAGTTGAAATTAGTAAAGTTGTAAAAGGACGCGAGATCGAATTTACAATTTCTGGTGATGATGTAGGAGTTTTAATTGGAAAAAGAGGTAATACACTAAACTCTTTACAGTATTTAACAAAACTTGTTGCGAATCGTAACACGAAGCAGTATATAGGTATTACACTAGATGCTGAAAATTATCGTAGTAAAAGAAAAAGTACGCTAGAATCACTTTCTTATCGATTAGCGAAACAAGTATCTAATACGAAAAAAAGAGTTATTTTAGAACCGATGCCATCTTTTGAACGAAAAATTATTCATCAGGCATTATCAAATCATCAAGGTATCAAAACAACTTCTGAAGGAAATGAACCACATCGGCATGTTGTAATATCTCCTAAATGA
- the spoIIIJ gene encoding YidC family membrane integrase SpoIIIJ, whose amino-acid sequence MKKKLGLLAMVVALMAIATGCSETGQPITSKSTGIWNEYFVYPLSQLITYFADLFNSNYGLAIVITTLIIRFALLPLMIKQTKSTKAMQALQPEMVKLKEKYSSKDQATQQKLQQEMMQLYQKNGVNPLAGCLPIFVQMPILFAFYHAIMRTTAISEHTFLWFDLGQADPFYILPVVAAITTFIQQKLAMAGTAGQNPQMAMMLWLMPIMILIFAINFPAALSLYWVVGNIFGIAQMYFIKGPEIKASKAGGSSK is encoded by the coding sequence TTGAAAAAGAAATTAGGTTTACTAGCCATGGTCGTTGCATTAATGGCGATTGCCACCGGTTGTAGTGAAACGGGTCAGCCGATTACATCGAAAAGTACTGGGATTTGGAATGAATATTTCGTATATCCGCTTTCTCAGTTAATCACGTATTTTGCCGACTTATTTAACAGTAATTACGGTTTAGCAATTGTTATTACAACTCTTATCATTCGTTTTGCATTATTACCATTAATGATTAAACAAACAAAGAGTACAAAAGCAATGCAAGCGTTACAACCAGAAATGGTGAAGTTAAAAGAGAAATATAGTTCTAAAGATCAAGCAACACAGCAAAAACTACAACAAGAAATGATGCAGTTATATCAAAAGAATGGTGTAAATCCATTGGCAGGATGTTTACCGATATTTGTTCAGATGCCTATTTTATTCGCGTTTTATCATGCGATTATGAGAACAACAGCAATTAGTGAACATACATTTTTATGGTTTGATTTAGGACAGGCAGATCCGTTCTATATCTTACCGGTTGTTGCAGCAATTACGACATTTATTCAGCAAAAGCTTGCAATGGCAGGAACAGCTGGTCAAAATCCGCAAATGGCAATGATGCTTTGGCTTATGCCGATTATGATTTTAATCTTTGCAATTAACTTCCCAGCTGCATTATCACTTTACTGGGTTGTTGGTAATATCTTTGGTATTGCTCAAATGTACTTTATCAAAGGGCCAGAGATTAAGGCTAGCAAAGCTGGAGGCTCAAGCAAGTGA